TCAGTAAATGACATCGAACAATTTGGCTAAATGTAAAGAAAATTAAAATAATTATCTAGGTGGCTACGTCGACCCATTTCCTAGAAATGGGTTGATGTCGATTACTTTATCTACAATGGGTCAAACAAGTAAAACATTTAAACTTGGTTAAACGCAACTGGTTGAATGTCACCCAAAGTGCTCTTAAATAACAAAAATCATCTAAAACTTGGCTAAATTCTTTATCTTATGTGTTAAAAAAAAATCAGATAATTATTTTAGCAGATAAATCAGTTATGATGTTCTTACTTcactaattattaattattaacatactCAAAAAACAACAGGTATGTGTTAACGAGTGGGTCTGCTTTACCACCTCTATGCTTATCATAACTAAGCTCAAAACAGAGCATCCAAGAAGCTAAAAGAGTCATGAACTTACCCATATTGCTTGTCCAAAGCTGCTACAATTGTGGGCTGTTGTTGTGTGGAGAAGCAAGGGATGAGTCCATAGACGTTGATCTTTTCAAAAATGGATGGTCCAGTAGTTGAGCAGCAGTGGGCCGGTCATTAGGATTAACTTGTAAGCATTTAAGTATGAAATCATGGGCCTCAGCAGACAACGTGTTGGGAATTTCAGGAGGTTCACCCCTACCAATTCTGAATAATGCTTGCATCTGGAAACCAGAATACATATTCATTACAATAATACAACTTAGCATTAACTATTACAAACAGAACAACTTACATCTGTAAAATAGAAATATCTACCAACTTCAAGGGTAAAAGTACTATTTTATATTTCAACTGGATCAAACATACAACTTTAGCAATAAAAAGCAGGTCAAAAGTTGCCCAGGGTGCAACTTTGATGCATTAatagctttatttatttatttgaccACAAATCgctttagtatatatataaatttatatttatataacttaacataaatttattatatataataaatttattatataataataaaataataataaatttatcatatataaattaatatattactacgtattattatataaaataaatttatatataataaatgtatttatatttattattaaattgtatataaaaaataaaaataaaaatttattatacaaatttatatttatatatttatatataaataaataatcatTACAATGACATAGCTTTGGTGAACATATTCAATCCATTAATTACTCCTCCTAAAAAGAACTTTTAAAGCAAGACAAGGAAAAGTTTGTGGGTCAACCCAACCTGACCCGTATGAATAgatcacccattttgaccaaacttTTAGAGACCCAAAAGATATAAAGATGTAATAGCTCTAGAGAAAATATCAAAGATAATAATGGAAATGACATGCATACCCCTTCCAAGTGGTAGTACGGAATTTTACGTGTCAACATCTCCAACACAGTGCAACCAAGGCTCCATATATCAGCTGCTAGTCCATAACCCTTAGTTGATCGATTATTAACAACCTGAGGGTGCAAGACATAAGCTGTTAACACAAAACATCCGACAAAAGTAATCCATAGTACTAAGGATCCGAATGTGGACACCATATTGTCTTAGATTTTCAAGTATCGATTAATATAAAGTTGTAGGATGCATATTTCAAGAACATGCAGTGCACCCATCTTCTAAACCCCACCCCTACAATATAGATACAGCCAAATACTAAACGACAATCAAGAAAATAGAAGTCACCTCAGGTGCCATCCAATAGGGAGTTCCTTTGCAAGATTTAATATCATTCAATGTGGTTGCCTACGGATACAAACAGCATATATGTAGTCAGATAAGCAACTATATGACTAATCAAATACAGAATAGATAAAAACTAACAATAATGAATAACAGAAGTTTGTGTATTGCTTACCTTTGCCAGTCCAAAATCTGCAAGCTTCACAGACCCACTTACGTCAACTAATATATTAGCACATTTAATGTCCCTATAAAAACACAAAgcataatatatcaaattaataagGATTGAAGATACATCTATAACTTTTAGGTACTATCAAACTGATAGAGGACTTACCTATGAACTACTTTTCGGTCATGCAGGTATTTCAACCCGCTCAAAATCTGCCTGGTGTAAGCAGAGACTTGGGAATCGCGTAAGTCATACTTTTGATAGAGCTTTGCAAGTGAACCTTTGGTTACAAGCTCAAGAAAGATATATAGCTTTCCATCATCCTAAAGCATAATTTCAAGTTAACATGTGCCAGTATAATGAAAAAATGAACTAAAACTATTGGTTTGGCTCAAAAGATCTTAATAGCTGAAATAAAAGATGTAATGATAGGTCGTGATATTGTACGGTTAGTACTAGAGGTGGCCATTTCAACCAACTTACTATGAAATGTTTCAATTTGGGTTATGTTTTATCTCTAACGGGTCAAATCAACAAAACTAGCAGGAAGGGGTAAGAGTCAAGGAGATCAAATATCTCCCAAGTCCCAAAGTGTATTTTCAATGCATAAAATATATTTAAGACTATCGAGTTAGTTATTAATGAAATAGATTGCAACTATATTTGACATTGAAAATATTTAAAGATTAATATCTTTTAACGGAAAGAGTTTCAGGTCAACCAAACTCGTTTGTTGCAACCTGACCCAAAAAAACTTAGAACGGCCCTATTCCTAAGGCACAAGACCCGCCCATTTGGCCTCCTCTGGTTTTCTTTTTTAATCtgattacaattgttctattttccaAAGATTGCAAATTGTTCAATTTTCTAAAGTTTGCAACTGCAAGCAGCCTGTGCCGTATGATACATATAAAGACCTTAATAAGTAAAATAATGTCCTCTTCAATAATTAGCAGCTATGAGATGGCTTTCGCTCTTTAACGAAAAAGGAAGACCTTAAGAAACAAAATACAAACCTTATCTGTTCCGAGATATCGAACTATGTTCTCATGATGGAATTGACTTAATAAAGAGATCTCCTGAAACAACAAAAGGATGACAAAAGGGCTTAGTATGCAGAAACTCAGAATGTGGTGGGTATAACCCAATGCATAACTAGAAGAATCAATGGTGATTTATGGATCACCTGTTCAAGTTGAATAATGCTCTGCTTTCCCTGGTTACCTTGATCAAGCAAAGAAACCTCCTTCACAGCAAAAAAGAAACCGAATCTGCAAACAAAATCAGAAATCATATAAGAGAAGGACGACCCAATAtaagaaacttaaaaaaaaaagattaagcAATGTTATTATCAACAACCGAGATGACTTGCGCCATAAAACAATGATGCAGGAGCTTATGTAGAAAAAAGGTTAGCAGGGTTTCATCATCACAGAAAAAAAGTATGGTCACTTATATGAAGGATTGAAAAGAATAGCACAGCCTTGACACTACCCCAAAACCATAATGATAATTCACACAAGTTCTATCTAACAAAACTAGTTTTGGATGTAGTTGATAAGCACAGCCTGTCAGGTAATAATGCATACAAGCCTATGTAACGTGACTTACTCATTAAAACCTTCGTACACAGTGCCAAACGAACCGCTTCCAAGTAAATCACCCTTCTGCCAGTTCTTAAAACTGCCTATCAACGTCCCATTTGGCGAAACAAAATATTGAAGCTCAGCAACTGCACCAGAAGATCGTTCATCCTCGACCTCATCCCCGGACTCATCTTCATTATCAAGTATACCGACACTAGACGGTGAGACAACTGTGTCAATTCTCGTTGTAATCATCCCATTTGTCTCAACAACTCCCACTTCAATTGGCCTAACAGCCTCAGCTGGTCCATCCGATTCCAAGTCTTCATTATCCCCCGGAGCAAAGCTCCGAATCAAATCCCAATTCGAACCCGAATCATCCACCGTTACTAGAGACATCACCGGCGGTGGAGCAAGCAACGGTGGCCGTACACCTTTTATTCCACTTTCGCCCTCCACATTTCGTCTCTCACACGCTTTATccatataatcatcatcatcatcatcaccatcatcttccAAAGACCTGTTATTATTAACTCTATCAACGCTGACGTCATCATCAAGTTTATTGCTTCCGTTTATCACCAAAACCCTAGCTCCATCAATTTCACCATCCGTttcaacttcatcatcatcatcatcatcacttaaaCTAACTTTCCTTTCAAAGCTAACAGAAAACAAATCACTCTCAGCCGATTCACGAATAGAAACaggattggatttacaaaccctaGGTGAATACGACTTATGTGCTTTGTAATCAGCTGCAGGTATAGCAAAATCTTCAGGACCTGAAAGCCCTAACCGTCTACAAATCAAGTCAAATTCACCTTCTGTTCCTTCAATTCGAAAGCTAGTTCTATCAGCTAACGATGAAATATCAAGTGATCGAGTTCTGGGAGCTGATTGATTATcgtaagat
The window above is part of the Rutidosis leptorrhynchoides isolate AG116_Rl617_1_P2 chromosome 1, CSIRO_AGI_Rlap_v1, whole genome shotgun sequence genome. Proteins encoded here:
- the LOC139885765 gene encoding mitogen-activated protein kinase kinase kinase 1-like codes for the protein MKLHSRQKHRAVGPRLERRNAIKNIDYDASTSTSPSSSLSSSYDNQSAPRTRSLDISSLADRTSFRIEGTEGEFDLICRRLGLSGPEDFAIPAADYKAHKSYSPRVCKSNPVSIRESAESDLFSVSFERKVSLSDDDDDDEVETDGEIDGARVLVINGSNKLDDDVSVDRVNNNRSLEDDGDDDDDDYMDKACERRNVEGESGIKGVRPPLLAPPPVMSLVTVDDSGSNWDLIRSFAPGDNEDLESDGPAEAVRPIEVGVVETNGMITTRIDTVVSPSSVGILDNEDESGDEVEDERSSGAVAELQYFVSPNGTLIGSFKNWQKGDLLGSGSFGTVYEGFNEFGFFFAVKEVSLLDQGNQGKQSIIQLEQEISLLSQFHHENIVRYLGTDKDDGKLYIFLELVTKGSLAKLYQKYDLRDSQVSAYTRQILSGLKYLHDRKVVHRDIKCANILVDVSGSVKLADFGLAKATTLNDIKSCKGTPYWMAPEVVNNRSTKGYGLAADIWSLGCTVLEMLTRKIPYYHLEGMQALFRIGRGEPPEIPNTLSAEAHDFILKCLQVNPNDRPTAAQLLDHPFLKRSTSMDSSLASPHNNSPQL